A window of the Phaenicophaeus curvirostris isolate KB17595 chromosome 9, BPBGC_Pcur_1.0, whole genome shotgun sequence genome harbors these coding sequences:
- the REEP3 gene encoding receptor expression-enhancing protein 3 codes for MVSGMISRAVVLVFGMLYPAYYSYKAVKTKNVKEYVRWMMYWIVFALYTVTETVTDLTVSWFPLYYELKIAFVIWLLSPYTRGASLIYRKFLHPLLSSKEKEIDEYIVQAKERGYETMVNFGRQGLNLAATAAVTAAVKSQGAITEKLRSFSMHDLTTIQGDEPVGQGSYQTLPEAKKKTRASASESSGYRTSLEKNPGDDKTDEEMEGTHSEDEMFAQRGLRRTQSMKSVKSIKGRKEIRYGSLKYRTKKRAAVYF; via the exons GCTGGTGTTTGGGATGCTGTATCCTGCATATTACTCTTACAAAGCTGTGAAGACAAAAAATGTGAAGGAATAT gttCGCTGGATGATGTATTGGATTGTGTTTGCTCTTTATACAGTCACTGAAACAGTAACTGACCTAACAGTCTCTTG GTTTCCACTGTACTATGAACTGAAGATAGCTTTTGTTATTTGGCTCCTTTCCCCGTATACCAGAGGGGCGAGTTTAATCtacagaaaatttcttcacccGCTTCTTTCTTCTAAAGAAAAG GAGATTGATGAGTACATTGTACAAGCCAAAGAAAGAGGCTACGAGACCATGGTGAATTTTGGAAGACAAGGGTTGAATTTGGCAGCAACTGCTGCAGTGACAGCAGCTGTAAAG AGTCAAGGTGCGATAACTGAGAAACTGAGAAGTTTCAGTATGCACGATTTGACTACTATACAAGGAGATGAGCCAGTAGGACAGGGATCCTATCAGACGTTACcagaagcaaaaaagaaaaccagagcctctgccagtgaATCTTCAG GCTACAGaacttcactggaaaaaaatcctggagATGATAAAACAGATGAAGAGATGGAGGGGACACATTCAGAGGATGAAATGTTTGCTCAGAGAGGCCTTCGAAGAACTCAGAGCATGAAATCTGTGAAAAGCATTAAAGGCCGTAAAGAG ataCGGTACGGATCGCTGAAGTACAGAACAAAGAAGAGAGCTGCTGTATACTTCTAA